A window of the Pyrodictium abyssi genome harbors these coding sequences:
- a CDS encoding DMT family transporter produces MRRLAGLLLAASAPLAWATNVVASRVLVTSGVNPFALTAVRWTVAALLMAVYSLARGLGVPVGRRLLVAGLLGITMFNNLLYLALGYAPAALVGLVFGLLPAVTMLMARALGVERGDRVLALAAAVGLLGVALLEAEGLRSPGSMEWLGVLLALADVAVWALYTIESRRLTRGLHPLAALTGSTVLSTPFNTAIALPWLSESLAALGDPLLLALLLYVAAVPGFLAYLAWFHAVKELGPTTTSLFVNLLPPATLLLAVAVLGEKPRGLQLAGTALILLSLALAARRQLQLASHEAS; encoded by the coding sequence TTGAGGAGGCTTGCCGGGCTCTTGCTAGCGGCTTCCGCCCCGCTGGCCTGGGCTACCAACGTGGTGGCTTCCCGGGTCCTGGTGACGAGCGGGGTCAACCCGTTCGCCCTGACAGCGGTACGGTGGACCGTAGCAGCCCTGCTGATGGCCGTGTACTCGCTCGCCAGGGGCCTGGGGGTGCCTGTTGGCCGCCGCCTTCTGGTCGCGGGGCTTCTCGGGATAACCATGTTCAATAACCTGCTCTACCTGGCCCTCGGCTATGCGCCGGCTGCGCTGGTCGGCCTCGTGTTCGGCCTACTCCCCGCAGTAACGATGCTCATGGCCCGCGCCCTTGGGGTTGAACGGGGCGACCGGGTGCTAGCCCTAGCCGCAGCCGTGGGCCTCCTGGGCGTCGCGCTGCTCGAGGCTGAGGGGCTCCGGAGCCCCGGCAGCATGGAGTGGCTCGGCGTGCTCCTAGCACTCGCCGACGTGGCGGTCTGGGCGCTCTACACGATAGAGTCGCGCCGCCTTACCCGCGGCCTTCACCCCCTGGCAGCGCTGACCGGCAGCACCGTGCTCAGCACACCCTTCAACACTGCTATAGCGCTACCCTGGCTCTCGGAGAGCCTCGCCGCGCTAGGGGACCCCTTGCTCCTAGCGCTCCTGCTCTACGTGGCTGCTGTGCCCGGCTTCCTAGCCTACCTGGCGTGGTTCCACGCGGTCAAGGAGCTCGGCCCGACCACCACGAGCCTCTTCGTGAACCTGCTTCCGCCCGCGACGCTACTACTAGCGGTCGCTGTGCTGGGCGAGAAGCCGCGCGGGCTACAGCTAGCCGGTACAGCGCTCATACTGCTAAGCCTAGCCCTGGCAGCACGCAGGCAGCTACAGCTAGCCTCCCACGAGGCCAGCTAG
- a CDS encoding type II toxin-antitoxin system VapC family toxin codes for MIVVDASLWFDLFNARDEARLRLAEKFFAEVEGLAIYEPALFRVELAGLLVRLNPRDVVEQLVEEIVSRIRVCTNLDEDAYRVAIATGSRAADAYYIACASKTSSILVSNDRVQVLSARRYGVEAYYLLGETEKALFEDKEAATAAQPQQR; via the coding sequence ATGATAGTTGTTGATGCTTCGTTGTGGTTCGACTTGTTCAACGCGAGGGATGAGGCCCGTCTTAGACTAGCTGAGAAGTTCTTCGCAGAGGTCGAGGGCCTAGCTATATACGAGCCTGCACTCTTCCGGGTGGAGCTTGCCGGGCTCTTGGTACGCCTTAACCCTAGGGATGTTGTTGAACAACTGGTGGAGGAGATTGTATCTAGGATCCGTGTGTGCACCAACCTTGACGAGGATGCCTACCGTGTGGCCATAGCCACTGGGTCCAGAGCGGCCGACGCCTACTACATAGCATGTGCCTCGAAGACAAGCTCCATCCTGGTCTCGAACGATAGGGTGCAGGTTCTGAGCGCCCGGAGATACGGCGTTGAAGCATACTATCTACTGGGGGAGACGGAGAAGGCCTTATTCGAGGATAAGGAAGCTGCTACAGCTGCACAGCCGCAACAGCGATGA
- a CDS encoding metallophosphoesterase → MGLVKLFAPEGPAARGRLRRGAKRGRGACPQAGVQRGLVERGRLRALALLAGVFAAPGLLEPPLAGVELTRVRLGLGRRVLLLADMHIHGKPNAMAVEAARASKPDVIVVAGDTWDERSPGLAAVEETLREAARHARAGVAVLGNHEEWARDRISLEDGIRVLEDAGYTVLVDSDAEVQGLRVAGLRWRDNPRRYEEPLSRLAPGTDIVVSHSPDAFNHLPRAAGRLVMLSGHTHGGQWCLPGGYAPFTNSVYGYRWGLYRRGEAALYVSRGLGEMIPPRLYCRYQAVVIE, encoded by the coding sequence GTGGGGCTAGTTAAACTGTTCGCCCCCGAGGGGCCCGCCGCGCGTGGTAGGCTGCGCCGGGGCGCTAAGAGGGGCCGCGGGGCCTGCCCCCAGGCGGGGGTGCAGCGGGGCCTGGTTGAGCGCGGCCGGTTGAGGGCTCTAGCGCTGCTAGCGGGCGTCTTCGCCGCGCCGGGGCTGCTGGAGCCGCCGCTCGCCGGCGTGGAGCTTACCCGGGTGCGGCTGGGGCTAGGCCGCCGGGTGCTACTCCTAGCAGACATGCACATCCACGGCAAGCCCAACGCCATGGCGGTGGAGGCTGCTAGAGCCTCCAAGCCCGACGTGATAGTCGTCGCCGGGGATACGTGGGACGAGCGCAGCCCAGGCCTAGCCGCCGTCGAGGAGACGCTCAGAGAGGCTGCGAGGCATGCGCGCGCCGGGGTCGCGGTGCTCGGCAACCACGAGGAGTGGGCCCGGGACAGGATAAGCCTCGAGGATGGGATACGGGTGCTCGAGGACGCGGGCTACACCGTGCTCGTGGACAGCGACGCCGAGGTGCAGGGGCTACGGGTCGCCGGGCTCCGGTGGAGAGACAACCCGAGGCGCTACGAGGAGCCCCTCAGCCGGCTAGCCCCGGGGACCGACATAGTCGTCTCCCACAGCCCTGACGCGTTCAACCACCTCCCCAGGGCCGCGGGGAGGCTCGTCATGCTCTCGGGCCACACGCACGGCGGGCAGTGGTGCCTGCCGGGCGGCTACGCTCCCTTTACCAACAGCGTCTACGGCTACCGGTGGGGCCTCTACCGCCGCGGCGAGGCAGCGCTGTACGTCAGCCGGGGCCTAGGCGAGATGATCCCGCCCAGGCTGTACTGCCGCTACCAGGCCGTAGTCATAGAGTAA
- a CDS encoding fumarylacetoacetate hydrolase family protein — MAVRGQGFTVEAQLGLARVLSPGGTVEPAVVYRGRVYPLGAWGYSDVREVMLENPPEEFESLARSVASSDRGLPLHGVRLAAPVDRPGKLVLVGLNYMDHAREIRREPPRVPDLFTKTSNTVIGPGDPIVLHDPGLRVDAEAELAAVIGLPGRSLEPEEALEVVWGYTCLNDVSARTEQLLSGATQWWRGKSRDTYAPIGPVIVPRVLLDPGQGLRLRLLVSGETLQDGTTRDMIHNVAVLVSYTSRGTLLEPGDIIATGTPAGVGHARQPPRYLEPGDTVAVCIEAIGCIENPVVPDTQPA, encoded by the coding sequence ATGGCGGTTAGGGGCCAGGGCTTCACAGTGGAGGCCCAGCTGGGCCTAGCCCGGGTGCTCTCCCCCGGCGGCACCGTGGAGCCGGCAGTGGTCTACAGGGGCAGGGTCTACCCCCTAGGGGCCTGGGGCTACAGCGACGTGAGAGAGGTCATGCTCGAGAACCCGCCGGAGGAGTTCGAGAGCCTCGCGCGCAGCGTCGCCTCGAGCGACCGTGGGCTCCCGCTCCACGGGGTCCGGCTAGCAGCGCCAGTGGACCGGCCAGGCAAGCTAGTGCTGGTCGGCCTCAACTACATGGACCACGCCCGCGAGATACGCCGGGAGCCGCCCCGGGTGCCCGACCTCTTCACCAAGACCAGTAACACGGTCATAGGGCCCGGGGACCCCATCGTGCTCCACGACCCCGGGCTCCGGGTGGACGCCGAGGCCGAGCTAGCAGCGGTCATAGGGCTCCCAGGCCGCAGCCTAGAGCCCGAGGAGGCCCTAGAGGTGGTCTGGGGCTACACCTGCCTCAACGACGTCTCAGCCCGGACCGAGCAGCTCCTATCCGGGGCCACCCAGTGGTGGAGGGGCAAGAGCAGAGACACCTACGCGCCCATAGGCCCCGTGATAGTGCCGCGCGTGCTCCTAGACCCCGGGCAGGGGCTCCGCCTAAGACTGCTAGTCTCCGGCGAAACCCTCCAAGACGGCACCACACGGGACATGATACACAACGTCGCGGTGCTAGTCTCCTACACGAGCAGGGGCACACTCCTAGAACCCGGCGACATAATAGCCACCGGGACCCCCGCCGGGGTAGGCCACGCACGCCAGCCGCCACGCTACCTAGAGCCCGGCGACACCGTAGCCGTGTGCATCGAGGCGATAGGCTGCATAGAGAACCCCGTAGTACCCGACACCCAGCCCGCCTAG
- a CDS encoding DUF2283 domain-containing protein has translation MLSPSYELYDVKESTLIYTSEKHRLVVAAVRRPGDKLYVVTVIPVSNLESLVSRRIRRAGGYRSIEELVEGRIIEYDPGSDILVIRIRRGKAVDGEWLDNDVVLLYGEDGRLLEVEVHRARGRGLVEAVLELSERLGLRPMRRAAEASHVEAT, from the coding sequence ATGCTTAGCCCTAGCTATGAACTATACGATGTAAAAGAGAGCACGCTCATATATACTTCGGAGAAGCACCGGCTGGTTGTCGCGGCTGTACGCCGTCCCGGAGACAAACTATACGTTGTCACCGTTATACCTGTGAGCAATCTTGAAAGCCTTGTGTCTAGGAGGATTAGGAGGGCCGGTGGATACCGTTCGATAGAGGAGCTAGTAGAGGGCAGGATAATTGAGTACGACCCCGGATCCGATATCCTGGTTATACGTATACGCCGGGGCAAGGCTGTCGACGGCGAGTGGCTGGATAACGACGTGGTGCTACTGTATGGAGAGGATGGTAGGCTCCTCGAGGTGGAGGTCCACCGCGCCCGTGGTCGTGGCCTCGTGGAGGCCGTGCTGGAGCTGAGCGAGCGGCTAGGGCTCCGGCCAATGCGGCGGGCGGCTGAGGCTAGCCATGTAGAGGCTACGTGA
- a CDS encoding metallophosphoesterase family protein, giving the protein MTVIVHLSDLHVGAGVFSPKLAENVIGYVNRVEPDIVVVTGDITDYGFVHEYEKAIDLLARINTAELLVVPGNHDSRNMGYVVFEHVFGTRYPFISHRGRVCIQGVDSSEPDLDDGHIGRLAYRIVEQNLEKCNGLKIVALHHHLVPVPGTGRERNIPVDAGDFLDLLLRLGVNIVLSGHKHVPWVWELNGMLILHAGTATTIKLKAGTSPSFNVIRLDSSGVEVTRVDSATLSERVVYRGRPAPYRHYTVDQHMELLGPVLEKARSRLARARKSTKEDNQTTSTQQP; this is encoded by the coding sequence GTGACAGTGATAGTACACCTTTCAGACCTGCACGTAGGCGCCGGGGTCTTCTCGCCAAAGCTGGCAGAGAACGTGATAGGCTATGTGAACAGAGTGGAGCCGGACATCGTGGTGGTGACTGGGGACATCACGGACTACGGGTTTGTACACGAGTACGAGAAGGCGATAGACCTGCTAGCCAGGATAAACACGGCCGAGCTGCTCGTCGTGCCCGGCAACCACGACTCGAGGAACATGGGCTATGTCGTCTTCGAGCACGTATTCGGCACACGCTACCCCTTCATAAGCCACCGTGGCCGGGTATGCATACAGGGCGTCGACTCGAGCGAGCCAGACCTAGACGACGGCCACATAGGTAGGCTCGCGTACAGGATAGTAGAGCAGAACCTAGAGAAGTGCAACGGCCTGAAGATAGTAGCGCTACACCACCACCTAGTACCGGTGCCCGGGACCGGGCGTGAGAGAAACATACCAGTCGACGCTGGAGACTTCCTAGACCTACTCCTCCGGCTAGGCGTCAACATAGTGCTCTCGGGCCACAAGCACGTACCATGGGTATGGGAGCTCAACGGCATGCTGATACTACACGCCGGGACCGCGACAACAATCAAGCTAAAAGCAGGCACATCACCATCCTTCAACGTCATACGCCTGGACAGCAGCGGCGTCGAGGTAACACGGGTAGACTCAGCCACGCTCAGCGAGAGGGTTGTGTACCGGGGCAGGCCAGCGCCATACAGGCACTACACGGTAGACCAGCACATGGAGCTACTCGGCCCAGTACTAGAGAAGGCACGCAGCCGCCTAGCCCGAGCCAGAAAGAGCACCAAAGAAGACAACCAGACCACGAGCACGCAGCAGCCCTAG
- a CDS encoding 4Fe-4S binding protein: MIALPGASVAGAASASSLDDAVEKAVQAAEEGKRALIVGQGAWKAAREAWGRLDRSGGNSLLVWGLDALEAQLAGTTLEAAVAARASLMEWLRPDQAGLRASAGKRLARRDLLRSGPAAVFQAVDTPLVTEPSACSRLTGCRLCIEACPYSALEGKPPQPDPYRCTGCGLCTSACPVGILEHAAAGDDPAWKYLGLLGAQGPGYLVLICRSDAAEMIDALRGASPAARAVLLPVTCPGQAGLRLLLAALGSGLVPVYACSSSTVKSCGVEAFEKYLETVVGDYARLTGVKLVFAPSPSELRKALETAPGLEPIGPRAKHAWRAAVETLKAKPPSARVETRTPLLGVAAVDPGRCTLCGACAYTCPTSALELVETEEGSRLVFHPDRCAPCRLCVEACPEDAITVSHAVDPALLAGDSVVLHREEVARCRVCGKPIGPLRMIKTVEARLRSAGAPEAAIERLYLCTECKQKAALGLISLTNSKSNGPG; this comes from the coding sequence GTGATAGCGCTCCCCGGAGCCAGTGTAGCCGGCGCGGCCAGCGCCAGCAGCCTAGACGACGCGGTCGAGAAGGCCGTCCAGGCAGCCGAGGAGGGCAAGAGGGCCCTCATAGTGGGCCAGGGCGCCTGGAAGGCGGCTAGGGAGGCCTGGGGCAGGCTCGACCGGAGCGGAGGCAATAGCCTACTCGTCTGGGGCCTCGACGCGCTAGAGGCCCAGCTAGCAGGCACCACACTGGAGGCAGCGGTAGCCGCCCGCGCATCGCTCATGGAGTGGCTGCGGCCAGACCAGGCCGGGCTACGCGCCTCGGCTGGCAAGAGGCTCGCCAGGCGCGACCTCCTACGCAGCGGCCCTGCAGCCGTCTTCCAGGCAGTAGACACGCCCCTCGTGACCGAGCCCAGCGCGTGCAGCAGGCTCACGGGCTGCAGACTATGCATCGAGGCATGCCCCTACAGCGCCCTAGAGGGCAAGCCACCGCAGCCCGACCCGTACCGGTGTACGGGCTGCGGGCTCTGCACGAGCGCCTGCCCCGTAGGCATACTCGAGCACGCAGCGGCGGGCGACGACCCGGCGTGGAAGTACCTAGGGCTACTAGGGGCCCAGGGCCCCGGCTACCTCGTGCTCATATGCCGCAGCGACGCGGCCGAGATGATAGACGCTCTACGGGGGGCCAGCCCCGCGGCCCGCGCAGTGCTCCTGCCCGTGACGTGCCCCGGGCAGGCTGGGCTCCGTCTCCTCCTAGCAGCCCTCGGCTCCGGCCTCGTACCCGTCTACGCGTGCAGCAGCAGCACGGTGAAGAGCTGCGGCGTAGAAGCCTTCGAGAAGTACCTGGAGACGGTCGTCGGCGACTACGCGCGGCTCACCGGGGTAAAGCTGGTCTTCGCCCCCTCGCCGAGCGAGCTACGCAAAGCGCTAGAGACAGCACCAGGCCTGGAGCCCATCGGCCCCAGGGCGAAGCACGCCTGGCGGGCAGCAGTAGAGACACTCAAAGCCAAGCCGCCCAGCGCACGGGTCGAGACCAGAACCCCCCTGCTCGGCGTAGCAGCGGTGGACCCGGGACGGTGCACCCTATGCGGCGCCTGCGCATACACCTGCCCCACATCGGCCCTAGAGCTGGTAGAGACAGAGGAGGGCTCCAGGCTAGTCTTCCACCCAGACCGCTGCGCCCCCTGCAGGCTATGCGTCGAAGCATGCCCCGAGGACGCCATCACTGTGAGCCACGCCGTGGACCCGGCTCTCCTCGCAGGGGACAGCGTAGTCCTGCACAGGGAGGAGGTGGCCCGCTGCCGGGTCTGCGGCAAGCCCATAGGCCCGCTAAGGATGATAAAGACCGTGGAGGCACGGCTACGCAGCGCAGGGGCCCCCGAGGCGGCCATAGAGAGGCTCTACCTATGCACGGAGTGCAAGCAGAAGGCAGCCCTAGGCCTGATAAGCCTCACCAACAGCAAGAGCAACGGCCCCGGGTAA
- a CDS encoding V4R domain-containing protein: protein MTPGAGKPGYDVRLLVENAILIDRDIILDLYTGFEKVLRFVGGLLYTASKRAGKLTAERMEKRGVLSRENALDLLFWSFTAAGYAERVEIADVRLGRKDTEIEIRVTGALLGSRLKGRKRPVDQPLAGYVAGWLEHVYGLRVDARETSCAAKGDGSCVFTVRIHGRVDELAGAVGKVYQREAQQS from the coding sequence ATGACCCCGGGCGCGGGGAAACCAGGGTATGATGTCAGGCTGCTAGTGGAGAACGCTATACTGATAGACCGGGACATAATACTGGACCTCTACACCGGCTTCGAGAAGGTCCTCCGGTTCGTGGGCGGCCTCCTCTACACGGCGTCGAAGAGGGCGGGCAAGCTCACCGCCGAGAGGATGGAGAAGAGGGGAGTGCTCAGTAGGGAGAACGCGCTGGACCTGCTCTTCTGGAGCTTCACAGCCGCGGGCTACGCGGAGAGGGTCGAGATAGCGGACGTGAGGCTGGGCAGGAAGGATACCGAGATAGAGATACGGGTCACGGGCGCGCTGCTCGGGTCGAGGCTGAAGGGGAGGAAGAGGCCCGTAGACCAGCCGCTAGCCGGCTACGTGGCTGGCTGGCTCGAGCACGTCTACGGCCTCCGGGTGGACGCGCGTGAGACTAGCTGCGCCGCCAAGGGCGACGGGAGCTGCGTCTTCACCGTCAGGATACACGGCCGGGTCGATGAGCTCGCCGGTGCCGTGGGCAAGGTATACCAGCGGGAGGCGCAGCAGTCATAG
- a CDS encoding MBL fold metallo-hydrolase has translation MYVVFLGTGGSGAPPGRAENCILVDTGDARIVLDAGPGCGQRLQEAGYSVCEIDYVYITHLHIDHWAGLFDIAVYSAAEQCRPPRIVAASPVAGEALEALLPRLPRVYREQCSSLIGIEPRRRWSPGARLEVEPVEGRHAVTSYGALVYWDGEPVLYYSGDTAPTETVEDAVKRAAVAAVETTIPSSLAEVAQESGHHTVEQVLAYRGVIRSGSTLVTIHLTRESLKELRERARAGKLPQGVVVPVDGLAMSL, from the coding sequence ATGTACGTCGTCTTCCTGGGCACGGGCGGCTCGGGCGCGCCGCCGGGACGGGCCGAGAACTGCATACTAGTAGACACCGGGGACGCACGCATAGTGCTCGACGCCGGGCCAGGCTGCGGCCAGAGGCTCCAGGAGGCAGGCTACAGCGTCTGCGAGATAGACTACGTCTACATAACACACCTGCACATCGACCACTGGGCCGGGCTATTCGACATAGCAGTCTACTCTGCAGCCGAGCAGTGCAGGCCACCACGCATCGTGGCCGCGTCGCCGGTGGCGGGCGAGGCCCTGGAGGCGCTCCTCCCCAGGCTCCCCCGTGTCTACCGGGAGCAGTGCAGCAGCCTAATCGGGATAGAGCCGCGGAGGCGCTGGAGCCCCGGTGCCAGGCTCGAGGTAGAGCCTGTGGAGGGCCGCCACGCGGTCACGAGCTACGGCGCCCTGGTCTACTGGGACGGGGAGCCAGTGCTCTACTACAGCGGCGATACGGCGCCAACAGAGACCGTGGAGGATGCCGTGAAGCGCGCGGCCGTGGCGGCGGTGGAGACCACCATTCCGAGCAGCCTGGCCGAGGTCGCGCAGGAGTCTGGGCACCACACTGTGGAGCAAGTGCTAGCCTACCGGGGAGTCATAAGGAGCGGCTCCACGCTGGTGACGATACACCTTACCCGCGAGAGCCTCAAGGAGCTGAGGGAACGGGCCCGGGCGGGGAAGCTCCCCCAGGGAGTCGTCGTCCCCGTAGACGGGCTGGCCATGAGCCTATGA
- a CDS encoding ZIP family metal transporter, producing MALTGLLDLQQLSPLEAALAMSLFAAAMTSLGGLAALPLGRRRLDPRVLDAGLGFSSGVMTVASFTSLLLPAIEAAGQPWTPLLGFAAGAATIAVVHRLLPHEHVLLDRYEGPEWGRRKLRAAWLVAVAILIHNLPEGMAIGASSAYSVEKGVATGLAIALQDVPEGLAVAMPVLLASGSRLAALGISVLSGLCEVATAVPTVLLGEAAAAHLPVILGFGAGAMVYVVSHEALPESHRSGHENLATLGYFLGFAVMLILDTTL from the coding sequence TTGGCGCTGACGGGCCTGCTGGACCTACAGCAGCTGAGCCCGCTGGAAGCCGCGCTCGCTATGAGCCTGTTCGCGGCCGCCATGACGAGCCTCGGCGGGCTCGCTGCCCTCCCCCTGGGGAGGCGGAGGCTCGACCCCCGGGTGCTGGACGCGGGCCTCGGGTTCAGCAGCGGCGTGATGACGGTGGCTAGCTTTACGAGCCTGCTCCTCCCGGCCATAGAGGCTGCTGGCCAGCCCTGGACGCCCCTGCTAGGCTTCGCGGCTGGCGCGGCCACGATAGCTGTTGTCCACCGGCTTCTGCCGCACGAGCACGTGCTCCTCGACCGCTACGAGGGCCCAGAGTGGGGCCGGAGGAAGCTCCGCGCAGCGTGGCTGGTGGCTGTGGCGATACTCATCCACAACCTGCCGGAGGGTATGGCTATCGGCGCCTCGTCGGCATACAGCGTCGAGAAGGGCGTGGCCACGGGGCTCGCCATAGCGCTGCAGGATGTGCCAGAGGGCCTAGCAGTAGCCATGCCTGTTCTCCTCGCCTCTGGGAGCCGGCTGGCCGCGCTGGGCATCAGCGTGCTCAGCGGCCTATGCGAGGTAGCCACAGCAGTCCCTACCGTCCTGCTGGGCGAGGCTGCTGCAGCGCACCTACCGGTGATACTCGGCTTCGGGGCTGGCGCCATGGTCTACGTGGTCAGCCACGAGGCGCTGCCGGAGAGCCACCGGAGCGGGCACGAGAACCTAGCCACGCTAGGCTACTTCCTCGGCTTCGCCGTGATGCTGATACTGGACACCACGCTCTAG
- a CDS encoding AbrB/MazE/SpoVT family DNA-binding domain-containing protein — translation MVLDQKGRITIPSEVRSRLGLKPGSRLELVLEGDRIVLRPARRLRARDLLGIAGQEEVELEDVECALGETS, via the coding sequence GTGGTTCTCGACCAGAAGGGCCGCATAACCATCCCCTCCGAGGTGAGGAGCCGGCTGGGGCTAAAGCCTGGCTCCAGGCTCGAGCTCGTGCTCGAGGGCGACAGGATAGTGCTCCGCCCAGCACGGAGGCTACGGGCACGCGACCTACTAGGCATCGCCGGCCAAGAGGAAGTGGAGCTGGAGGATGTAGAGTGCGCTCTAGGGGAGACTAGTTGA
- a CDS encoding type II toxin-antitoxin system VapC family toxin — MSPRRFIDSNVFVYVLSADPRFSTHALAVLEDAENGAYEAYTSTLVVSQVLAHLERRRRRRALTAFLEYLEESPIKVVETTMEDYLEARRLAEKAGLEFPSMWDDLVIAAQMKRLGISEVYSNDRDFDRIPGVRRLF; from the coding sequence TTGAGCCCAAGGAGGTTTATAGACTCGAACGTGTTCGTGTACGTGCTGTCGGCTGACCCCCGGTTCTCTACCCACGCGCTCGCCGTGCTCGAGGACGCCGAGAACGGGGCATACGAGGCCTATACCTCGACCCTCGTCGTGTCCCAGGTGCTGGCGCACCTCGAGCGCCGGAGGAGACGGAGAGCCCTCACAGCCTTCCTCGAGTACCTTGAGGAGTCCCCGATAAAGGTCGTTGAGACCACCATGGAGGACTACCTGGAGGCGCGCCGCCTAGCCGAGAAGGCGGGCCTAGAGTTCCCGAGCATGTGGGACGACCTCGTCATAGCCGCTCAGATGAAGCGGTTAGGGATAAGCGAGGTGTACTCTAACGACCGGGATTTCGACCGAATACCCGGTGTGCGGAGGCTCTTCTAG
- a CDS encoding phosphoribosyltransferase family protein, whose protein sequence is MNRVDELRLRLEAVELLRLLRRWWSLRELEEITGLPRGVLAHYVSGNRVPSGGQARLIVERVLERLPPSRLLGEKVRGQQGMLDLQELVLDPLVLRLASLWASRRYRGRVTKVLAAETAGVPLATAIALSLDADLVLARRSRENPYRDYLRGEAGEPPFNVKVFYVTAGSLEKSDQVLLVDDLARSGATLEALAKIVHAAGAEPVAAMVLIALGGEWRRRLAALVPEAVALLELG, encoded by the coding sequence TTGAACCGGGTTGACGAGCTACGGCTACGCCTCGAGGCTGTCGAGCTGCTCCGGCTGCTCCGCCGCTGGTGGAGCCTCCGAGAGCTAGAGGAGATAACCGGGCTCCCGCGGGGCGTGCTCGCCCACTACGTCTCCGGGAACCGTGTGCCGAGCGGGGGCCAGGCCCGGCTCATAGTCGAGCGTGTCCTCGAGAGGCTCCCGCCGAGCAGGCTCCTAGGCGAGAAGGTGCGCGGCCAGCAGGGGATGCTAGACCTCCAGGAGCTGGTGCTGGACCCCCTCGTGCTGCGGCTCGCCTCGCTCTGGGCTTCAAGGCGCTACCGGGGCCGCGTCACCAAGGTCCTGGCGGCCGAGACGGCCGGCGTACCCCTGGCCACGGCTATAGCGCTCAGCCTCGACGCCGACCTGGTGCTAGCCCGGAGGAGCCGGGAGAACCCCTACCGGGACTACCTCCGCGGCGAGGCCGGAGAGCCACCGTTCAACGTCAAGGTGTTCTACGTCACCGCGGGGAGCCTCGAAAAGAGCGACCAGGTCCTCCTCGTAGACGACCTCGCCCGCAGCGGCGCGACCCTCGAGGCGCTCGCCAAGATAGTCCACGCAGCCGGCGCCGAGCCCGTGGCGGCGATGGTCCTTATCGCGTTGGGCGGGGAGTGGCGCCGGCGCCTAGCCGCGCTGGTCCCCGAGGCGGTAGCGCTCCTGGAGCTAGGCTAG
- a CDS encoding toxin-antitoxin system TumE family protein: MERYRGIVARLEKLELTVRGDIVVEKATAALVDGSKLHLRQIRRGDKVIAYSYYWLSQSGETIEGWDNAPHHPEVETHPHHRHVGGEVRPLEDPSLEAFLEHVKEVLLGEPGSTKQPAEEQQKPRRTGTTRHTGHAYT; this comes from the coding sequence TTGGAGAGGTACCGGGGCATAGTAGCGAGGCTAGAGAAGCTTGAACTCACCGTAAGGGGAGACATAGTAGTGGAAAAGGCCACAGCAGCACTAGTAGACGGCTCAAAGCTCCACCTACGCCAGATCCGCCGGGGCGACAAGGTGATAGCCTACAGTTACTACTGGCTCAGCCAGAGCGGAGAAACCATAGAGGGATGGGATAACGCCCCGCACCACCCAGAGGTGGAGACCCACCCGCACCACCGGCACGTAGGAGGAGAGGTAAGACCCCTAGAAGACCCGAGCCTAGAAGCATTCCTAGAACACGTCAAGGAGGTGCTACTCGGAGAGCCAGGCAGCACCAAGCAGCCAGCAGAGGAACAACAGAAACCCCGGAGAACGGGCACCACCCGGCACACGGGCCACGCCTACACATGA